The DNA segment ACTAATGCAAATCCTGTTTGGGGTGATGCGTCTGGGACAATATATCACCCTCCTGCCCTACACCGTCATCTCTGGCTTTATGTCAGGGATTGGCGTAATTATCATTTTGCTGCAATTACCCCCCTTATTGGGTCATGCCGGCACGGGTGGCGTAGTCACAACTCTACAAAAACTGCCCGCCTATCTAAGTAATCCTAACTGGGTGGCTGTCGGGCTGGGGTTACTGACGTTGATTATTGTCTTTGCTGCTCCACCCAAACTAAATCGGGTTATACCTTCCCCTCTATTAGCTTTGGTGGCGGTAACAATTATTTCAGTGGTGGTATTCAAAGATGCCGATATAGCGCGCATTGGTAAGATTCCTAGCGGATTCCCCACTTTCCACAAGCCCACCTTTAATCTCCGCGAGTTAGCAGATATGCTCAGGTATGGGCTGATGTTAGGGGTGTTGGGATCGATAGATTCGCTGTTAACTTCCTTGGTGGCTGATAATATTTCCCGTACTCAGCATGATTCTGACAAGGAATTAATAGGGCAAGGAATTGGCAATATGTTGGCGGGGTTATTTGGCGGATTACCCGGTGCAGGCGCAACCATGCGGACAGTTGTAAATGTCCAAGCTGGGGGGAAAACGCCCTTATCTGGGATGATTCATGCTTTGGTACTGCTGTTAGTTGTGTTTTGGGCAAGTCCATTAACAGCGCAGATTCCTAATGCAGTGCTGGCGGGACTTTTATTCAAGGTAGGTATTGATATTCTCGATTGGGGATTTATCAAACGTGCGCCCCGTCTTTCTTTGAAGGGTACGGGATTAATGTATTTGGTGTTGTTTCTCACCGTATTTGTAGATTTAATTACGGCGGTACTAGTAGGAGCGTTTATTGCCAATGTCCTGACAATTAAACGGTTAAGCGATGTCCAAAGTGATAATATTCAAGTCATTACTGACCCCACAGGAAATCAAAATCTTACTCCCACCGAGCAAGAAATTCTCACCCAAGCCGGAGGGGATATTTTACTGCTGAAATTAGGGGGGCCAATGAGCTTTGGTGCAGCTAAAAGCATCTCTCGCCGGATGTCATTCGTGCAGAACTATCAAGCAATAGTATTAGATTTTAGTGAAGTCCCTAGTATTGGGATAACAGCTGCCCTCGCCATTGAATCTATAGTAGAAGATGCGATCGCACATCATCGCCACGTTTGGATAGTTGTTACCCGTGGACAAGTACAGCGACGCATTACCCACCTTGACTTGCAGCGATTCTGTCAGCCTCAGAAAACACAGGATGCGTCTTCTGGCAAGTTGTCAGCCCAAATTAATCAGGTAGAAAGCCGCATACAGGCGTTAGAATCAGCGTTTGCGGTGATTCAGTTAGAAAGTCTTGCTTGAAAAGTTTAATGGGTGGCAATTGGTGTGGATCATTAGCTTTATCAGACGCGATAAATCGCGCCTCTAAATGAGGATTTTGGGTTTATTTGAAGCATATTAAGTAACTGCCCAGGTAGGAAAGTCAGGGATATTCCGGTGAGGGAAGAAAGATGGTAATGTTCAAGGATAAGTCCAGAAGAAAAAGATCAAAAAATAGAAAGGCTAGAGCAAGAGGTTAAAGCTCTGCTATCCTTTCCAGCAGTGCTTTAACCTCATCTGCTTGTTTCTGAGCGATTGCGTGAACTATTTCTTTTTGACAACCCATTGCATCAATCGTAACAATACAACCCGCGATGTCCAAGACTTTTATCAATCGTTATATTTACGTATGTTGACTCAAAGAGCGATTTTTAAATTTTATTGCCACCACCGTGAAACATCTTGGATAGCAGAAGCTGTATCTCTCAATGCTTGTTCGCCACCTAAAGTATCTATAATTGGAGTTAGTATATTTATATCACTAAGTAAGCCTGGGCGAGTGTAAACAGATAAGATGTGAAGAGTTTTTCCCCAGAGACAAAAAAGTTGAGTTTTTTGTATTTGTAAAAGTTTATCCACCAAACTACTCAGGACTTGGGCGCGATGCTTCTCATCCTGAATCCCCCTGGCAGCAGCCACAGCCTCTGGTAACAATTCTGGCAATTTATCAGCCAAATTACTTAGAACATCAGCACGATACTCTTCATCCTGAATCTTCCTAGCAGCAGCCACAGCCTCTGGTAACAATTCTGGCAATTTATCAGCCAAATTACTTAGAACATCAGCACGATACTCTTCATCCTGAATCTTCCTAGCAGCAGCCACAGCCTCTGGTAACAATTCTGGCAATTTATCAGCCAAATTACTTAGAACATCAGCACGATACTCTTCATCCTGAATCTCCCTAGCAGCAGCCAGAGCCTCTGGTAACAATTCTGGTGGCAATTTATCAGCCAAACTACTTAAGGCATTGGCGCGATAGTACTCATCCTGAATTTCCCTGGCTGCTGCCAGAGCCTTTGGTAACAATTCTGGTGGCAATTTATCAGCCAAATCACTTAGATTATAGGCGCGATTATGCCCGTCATCCTGAATCTCCCTGGTAGCAGCGAGAGCCTCTGGTAATAATTCTGGCAATTTATCAGCCAAACTTCTTAGGGCTAAGGAACGAGGATACTCATCCTGAATCCCCCTGGCAGCAGCTACCGCCTCTGGTAATAATTCTGGGAATTTATCAGCTAGACTTATTAGAACATAGGCGCGATAGTACTCATCCTCAGTCTCCCTGGCAGCAGCCACAGCCTCTGGTAATAATTCAGGTGGCAATTTATCAGCCAAACTACTTAAGCTATCGGCGCGACAATGCTCACTCAGAATCTCCCTGGCAGCAGCCAGAGCCTCTGGTAGCACTTCTGGGAATTTATTAGCCAAATTACTTAGAGCATCGGAATGAAACGCATCATACTCGATCTCCCTAGCAGCAGCTACAGCCTCTGGTAACAATTCTGGCAACTGAACAGCCAAACTACCCAGAATAGAGGCGCGAAACTCTCCATATTCAATCTCCCTAGTAGCAGCCACAACTTCTGGTAGCAATTCTGGTGGCAATTTATCAGCCAAACTTCTTAAGGCTTGGGCGCGATACTCCTCATCCTGAATCTCTATGGCAGCAGCTAGAGCCTCTGGTAACAATTCTGGAAATTTATCAGCCAAACTTCTTAAGGCTTGGGCGCGACTTGACTCAAACTGAATCTCCCTGGCAGCAGCTAGAGCCTCTGGTAACAATTCCGGCAATTTCGCAGCCAAACTACTGAGAATATAGGCGCGATACTTCTCATCCTTAATCTCTCTGACAGCCACAGCCTCTGATAACAATTCTGGTGGTAATTTATTTGCTAAACTACTTAGAGCATCGTTGCGATACTTTTCATCCTCAATCTCCCTGGCAGCAGCGAGAGCCTCTGGTAATAATTCTGGTAATTTATCAGCCAAACTACTTAAGGCTTCGGCGCGATACTTTTCATCCTCAATTTCCCTGGCAACAGCGAGAGCCTCTGATAACAATTCTGGTGGCAATTTATCAGCCAAACTACTTAGAATATCAGCGCGATTATAACCATTCTGAATCTCCCTGGTAGCAGCGAGAGCCTCTGGTAATAATTCTGGCAATTTATCAGCCAAACTACTTAGAATATAGGCGCGACTTGATTCAAACTCAATCTCCCTGGCAGCAGCCAACGCCTCTGGTAACAGTTCTGGCAATTTATCACTCAAACTTCCCAGTACTTCGGCGCGATTCGCCTCATCCTGAATTTCCCTGGCAGCAGCCACAGCCTCTGGTAACAATTCTGGTGGTAATTTATTAGCCAAACTAATTAGAGCATCGCGGCGATTGTAGCTATTCTCAATCTCCCTGGCAGCAGCCAACGCCTCTGGTAATAATTCTGGCAATTTATCAACCAAAATACTTAGAACAAAGACACGAGAATCCTCATCCTGAATCTCCCTGGCAGCAGCCACAGCCTCTGGTAACAATTCTGGTGGCAATTTAACAGCCAAACTACTTAGAATTCGAGCACGCCTAGACTCATCCTCAGTCTTTCTGGCAGTAGCTAGAGCCTCTGGTAACAATTCTGGCAATTTATCAGCCAAACTACCTAGTACCTGGGCGCGAAACTCCTCATCCTGAATCTCCCTGGCAGCAACCAGAGCCTCTGGTAACAATTCTGGCGGTAATTTGTCAGCCAAACTACCTAGTACCTGGGCGCGATAGCTCTCATACTCAATCTGCCTGGCAACAGCCAGAGCCTCTGGTAATAATTCTGGTGGCAGTTTAACAGCCAAACTACTTAGTACCTGGACGCGAAACTTTTCATCCTCAGCCTCCCTGGTATCAATCTTCCTAGTAGCAGCCAGAGCTTTCGACAGTGCTAATTCTTTTAACTTTGATGGCAAATGATTGGCTAGCTGTGTAAGCAAGTTTGCTTTCTGTGATGGATTCGAGCTTTGTATTGCGTAACTGAGTCCTTGCTCAGGAGTCCACATATTTTTTTCAACTAACGCAACCAACAGCCCTACTGGTAAATCCACTGTTAAACTATTAAGGGATGCAATAATTAAAGCATAGCGACACTGCAACCCAATAACTTGAGCCAAGGTTGTTTCAGTCCAGGAGTTTTCTGCCAATTCCCAAGCACGAAAAACATCAGTTACAAAATTGGCAGTTTGTGATAGGCGCGCGCAAGCTTCGTACCAACCATTACCTCCTGTTTCTGAATCTTCTCGTAATAATTCGTGAATTTCTTCTACCTTTTGAGCCTTGGACAAATGCCAAACTAAATGCTGATGGATATACCCGTCATTGGGTAAGGTATGCCAAAGATTTTCAGAGGTTTTATTTCGGTATGTCTCCAAAAAAGTAGCGTGAGCAGAGGCTAAAGTTATACCCAACCCCGATAGATTATCTTCATCCTCTGGGTTTGGTGGAGCAGTCAACAAATTACGTGCTAAGTCATGAAATAAGTCATGTAAACGGTACGTTGGTGTCCCATCTTTTAAAGGAACTCCAGGCGATAAAACTGCTTTATTTTCTAAGTATTCCAATGTCTTAGCAGCATCATATATATCCATTTTCCATAGAGTCGCTGCCATCATCTTAGTGATGGTAACATTTTTCGGTAATACCCCCAACCAAGAAAAATGCTCCTGCTTTTCTTTAGGCATTCGCTTGAGACTCAAATTTAATGATGCTGTTAAGCGCAAGCGTTTTAAAATGGTTTCATCAGTAATTTCTTCTGCTTTTGGTCGAGTAAGATTTTTTAATCGCGCTACCTCTTGCTGAAAATCCTCTAATAATTGAGTCCAAGTTGTACAACTGGCGATTTCAGCAGCTACCAATGACAACGCCAGAGGGAAATAACCAACGGATGAAGCTAAATCTTGCGCTGGCTGATATTCTATAGCAGTAATCGAGCGTCCTAATTTTTTAGTCAGCAGTTCCATTGCTTGGGATGGTTCCATCACATCCAAACAACATGGGGGGTTAGCTCCGAGAGCTTCGGCGATTTCTGCATCGCGGGTTGTTACCAAAACTTGACAGCTAGCTCCACCAACATTAAATGCTTGTGCATCCTCTATATTCCAAACGTCGTCTATTATTAGCAGCACAGCTTTTTCATACAACAATGTACGCAGTTGATTGGAAGTTGCTTCCACACTGATGGGTTTAAAGTTGTAGTCCCCCAATGCTTGTACCCAAGCACTAAGCAGCGATAAAAGATTAGGCTGTTGACCTAAAGTTACCCAGAGAATCCCGTCACAAAAATGAGCTTGCACCTCTTGGTCATATGCCAAAGCCATTGCCAGGGTAGATTTACCAACCGAAGCCAAGCCATCAATAGCTGTCACGACCAAAGCACCTACATCTGATGAATTTTTCAGCAGACGAGTTTTTAACTCTCGGCTGTATTCGAGACGTTCTACATAATAATTTGGTAGAGATGGTGCGAGTAAGGTATCAATCATCTTGTATATTACTGGCTTTTACAGCTTTTGATTGACTAGATATCTCCGAAAACGCTCAAAGCCTTTATGTTCTTCTAAAACTAATTTTACTTTAAGCAGATCATAAGTTATGCTCTCATCATCTTCTATACCATCATCGCTTGGAGCATCTATGTATTCCCCGTCCCAGCGACGCTTAAAAGCGCTGTCTAAATAATAAATAGATTCATCTGATGTATTAATAGTGGCAATTATAAATAAGTTAGGGGGATTGTTAATTTTGCGATTTTCTAAATTTTTAAGTAGTCTCAATCAATTACTGTTTGAATCTCTTTCCAATTGAGATTTTAAGTTGCCAGTAAAAATACCAAAATTACTGCCGTTAATTTTTATTAAACCCTCAAGGTAAATATTAGCTTTATGTCCCATTACATTAAATAAACCAACCAATTACATTTCCGAGACATCAACCTCATAACTCGACCAATCGTCTTCTTACCTGTCCAGCAATTGAAAAACTGAACCAAATATAGCAGCAGCATTTCCTCGGTTTAATTCATCAATAACCAGGAGACAATTATCACTTAGAAGTAGTAGCCATAGATGGCAAAACTCACTACAATTGAGTCATTAATTGGAGCAGTTGTTATTGAAGAATTTGGTGCTTTTACTTGGATTGGAAGACAATGGTACTTCACAAACTTCACGGGTAAACCTTTTACTCGTAATGATTTTATTGAATGGTATTCCTGCCCAAGAGGAATGATATTACCTAATTGTCAGTACACTGATTTTCAAAATTGGGGTGGTAGTGCTGAATTAATTAACAAGAAAATCAAGTGGTATTTTATTGGACGAGATGAAAGTGGTAGACGTGTTAAGGGTGAAGCTGAAATTGAAGAATTTGGTGAGCTTATTGAGTAAATTCTGAGGTGCGCTCACTCTCCTCAACTCCTGCTCTTATTACTTTACTTGGACTTGTGTGTACACCGTAGGTTCTCTAGACGAAACACGGGCATAGGCAACTAATTCGGGAATTTTAGCAATTTTGTCCTGACTGTTCACAAGCACCAATACTTACCCAAGTGCTAGAACCATCTTGCCAATGTTCTTTTTTCCAAATGGGGGCGTTATGTTTCAGGGTATCAATTGCATAGCGACAGGCTGCAAATGCCTCACTACGATGGGGACAACCTATGGCTACTAAAACGCTGATTTGTCCTACCTGCAAACGCCCAATACGATGATGAATCACTACCCGATTGACAGCAGGCCAAGCCGAGCGAATGTCTGCCGCTATTTGATAAAATACACGCAATGCCATTGGTTCATAAGCTTGATATTCTAAGGAAACTACAGGTTTTCCATCGGTTTGATTGCGAACCATCCCACTCATTACTACCACCGCACCATTAGCCGAGTCATCGGCTAGAGCATGAATTTCTTCTAGAGATAAAGGTGCGAAAGTGATAGCAAAACTATCTTCAATTTTGGGTTTGAGCGTAACAATGGGTGTAGATGGCAGCACTGATTTCATAGTCCTAGATATCAACTGAATATATAATTATTTATTACTATTATTAATTAACATAGGACTTACGCACTGAGGTTGTCTGTTGAGACTGGGTGTAAGGGTGTAAGGGTTTTAAACATTTATACCCCTATACCCTTGTCCAAACCCTTAATTTTTCGTTTTCATGCGTCAAGTCCAATTAGCAATTACCCAACTCTACAAATAATATAAGCCTAGCAACAAGAATTAATTCTTATGCTGGACTGCATTAATTGTTTGTAATAATTGGTAAGCGGTGTATGGCTTCGATAAAAATGCTTGGATACCCATATTATAAGCTGTGTTGACTTTATCATGAGCCGCCAAGCCACTGACAGCAATGATTTTTACATGAGGATTAATTTTTTGCAATGTCCGAATAGTTGTTAAGCCATCCATAGAGGGCATTACCATATCTGTCAACACCAAAGATATTTCGTCTCGGTGTTCTGCATATAAGGCGATCGCTTCAATTCCATCACTAGCTGTAATTGCTTTATAATTATGAGACTCTAGAGATGTTTTCGTAATATCTCTAATAGCAGCTTCATCATCGACAACTAAGATTAACTCTCCATTTCCTGGAGGTAATTCCAACTCTGCTTCTTCTAAAAGCTCTTTGGTATCCTGAGCAGGTAAATACACTTTAAACTGGCTGCCTTCGCCCTCTTCCGTATATACATTAATAAAACCCCCGTGACTTTTAATAATGCCGAGTACGGTTGAAAGTCCTAATCCCGTGCCTTTACCCAATTCTTTCGTGGTAAAGAATGGCTCAAATATCCGATCTAATATGTCTGAAGGAATACCAATTCCCGTATCAGTAACTGTAACTACTACATAGGGGCCGACTTTGGCATCTATATTCATTTTGGCATAATTTTCATCTATCGAGAAGTTTTCCGCCGTGATTTTCAACGTACCGCCCTTGGGCATCGCATCACGGGCATTAACACACAAATTCATCAGTACTTGATGTAACTGGGTAGCATCACCAGAAACAGTCCAAAGATTCTGAGAAATGTGCGCCACCAAATCAATTGATTTGGGAAATGTTTCTTTAATAATTTGCTGAATTTCTCCCACTAGGTGCTTCAATTGCAATAAGGTGCGTTCACCTTCAAGACCGCGAGTAAATGATAATACTTGTTTAACTAAGTTAGCCCCGCGTTTAGCGTTAGTAATCAATATTGGCAATAGTCGCCGAGAACGTTCATCTTTGATTTGTGATTCTAAAAGTTGTGCTGTCATCAAAATAGGAGCCAGAACATTATTGAGATCATGGGCAATACCACTTGCAAGAGTGCCAATACTCTCTAATCGTTGAGCGCGAAGAAATTGAGCTTCTAATTGCTTTTTTTGGGTGATTTCTGTGTTGACGATGAGTATACATTGGGATTTATTCCCAAACTCATGTACTAATGTCCAACGGCTTTCAACAATAATTTCTTTACCAGATTTTGTGGTTTGATGTAATTCTCCCTTCCATGAACCTTTTTGCTGTAGAGTCTCCAGTGCTTTTTGCAATAAGGCTAAGTTTTTGTCTTGCCAGAGATTTTGAGTTTTGTTGTCAATTGCTTCTGCTTTTTGCCAACCGTAAAGCCTTGCTGCTGCTTCGTTCCAAAATAAAACTTGCCCATCTAAATCTTGTACAAAAATGGCATCATTGGCAATATCCAGCAGCGCTGCTTGTTCACGGATTTTTTTTCTGTTTGTTTACGCTCAATGGCATAGAGAATAGAACGTTCTAGGAGAGGTGCATTCAGTTGGTTCTTTTCTAGATAATCTACCGCTCCGGCTTTCATGGCTTCTATATCTATTTCTCCGTCTCCTTGACCTGTGAGCAAAATTATCGGAGAGGTGCAGCCATCGGCAATTGCTTCGCGTAACAGTTCTAGTCCACTGCGGGAGCCTAAACGATAGTCTACTAAATATATATCATGCTGATTTTTGGCGATCGCTACTTTTGCCGCTTCATAATTATCTACCCATTCTAACTTGCAGTTAGCTACCCGAAATTCACTGAACCAATTACAAGTTAAGATGTAATCACTTTCGCCATCATCAACCAACAGCACTCTGACTAAACTTTGGCTCATCCCTGACTCCTGCGTCTCTTATTAGCAGTTACACAACTCCAAACCAGTATTTTCTATTGCCTTCGTAGCTGTAACTAAAAAACCAAAAGTAACTGGCTAGATGAAGGCGTTTATACCTAAATATTAGGAATGATATATATATTCTTCTCTACTTAGATATGCTCAGGAAAATCATCCGGATTAGGTTTTTCGCAAAAATTGACCAGCCATACCTCGTTATTTTGATTATCATTATTACTAATAAACTCGGTCACGGTTCTTTGCCACACCTCCACTGCAAGGGATTTTATTGTATTTTTTATGACTCAGGATAAGATAATTAACCTCAACAAATTAATGTGTATAGTTTTACTATAAAGCTTATTTTTAGGTCTGTTAGTAATCCCTCTCTAGAAATAGAATTTCCAAATAATAATCAAGCAATACTATAACAATTAAAGCTTTCAGCTACTTTTAATACTCATTTGTAGATAAACTCTTATCTAAACGCTAGGCAGTAGCTATGAAAAACGAAGGGATGCCTGTAAGAACAAGCACCCCAATCGTGGAAGATGAAATAAGTAGTACCAACCCTCATCTAAAACTAGCGAATTATAGCTGTTGACTGTTGACAGACTGGAAAGCTTTTTATTGTCAGGGTTTTACCTTAGCTTGGTGTCCTAATATATCTGGCTACAGCCATATCATGAGAAAATCTCTGCGTGCCTTGGCGCTAACCCCAGCGTTACTCTGCGTTAAAAAGCTAAATATTTTAAGTAAGTCGGTGCAATAAAACCAAACTATGTGAAGAAAAGTAAATAAGGCTCAAATTCTTTCTCCCCCTGCTCCCTGCCTTA comes from the Nostoc sp. PCC 7120 = FACHB-418 genome and includes:
- a CDS encoding molybdenum cofactor biosynthesis protein MoaE, whose translation is MKSVLPSTPIVTLKPKIEDSFAITFAPLSLEEIHALADDSANGAVVVMSGMVRNQTDGKPVVSLEYQAYEPMALRVFYQIAADIRSAWPAVNRVVIHHRIGRLQVGQISVLVAIGCPHRSEAFAACRYAIDTLKHNAPIWKKEHWQDGSSTWVSIGACEQSGQNC
- a CDS encoding SulP family inorganic anion transporter — encoded protein: MSINPINKIHFRNWRGDLFGGLTAAIVALPLALAFGVASRAGAIAGLYGAIIVGFFAALFGGTPAQVSGPTGPMTVVVTTVITTLMARYPDTGLEIAFTVVMLGGLMQILFGVMRLGQYITLLPYTVISGFMSGIGVIIILLQLPPLLGHAGTGGVVTTLQKLPAYLSNPNWVAVGLGLLTLIIVFAAPPKLNRVIPSPLLALVAVTIISVVVFKDADIARIGKIPSGFPTFHKPTFNLRELADMLRYGLMLGVLGSIDSLLTSLVADNISRTQHDSDKELIGQGIGNMLAGLFGGLPGAGATMRTVVNVQAGGKTPLSGMIHALVLLLVVFWASPLTAQIPNAVLAGLLFKVGIDILDWGFIKRAPRLSLKGTGLMYLVLFLTVFVDLITAVLVGAFIANVLTIKRLSDVQSDNIQVITDPTGNQNLTPTEQEILTQAGGDILLLKLGGPMSFGAAKSISRRMSFVQNYQAIVLDFSEVPSIGITAALAIESIVEDAIAHHRHVWIVVTRGQVQRRITHLDLQRFCQPQKTQDASSGKLSAQINQVESRIQALESAFAVIQLESLA
- a CDS encoding NB-ARC domain-containing protein, which codes for MIDTLLAPSLPNYYVERLEYSRELKTRLLKNSSDVGALVVTAIDGLASVGKSTLAMALAYDQEVQAHFCDGILWVTLGQQPNLLSLLSAWVQALGDYNFKPISVEATSNQLRTLLYEKAVLLIIDDVWNIEDAQAFNVGGASCQVLVTTRDAEIAEALGANPPCCLDVMEPSQAMELLTKKLGRSITAIEYQPAQDLASSVGYFPLALSLVAAEIASCTTWTQLLEDFQQEVARLKNLTRPKAEEITDETILKRLRLTASLNLSLKRMPKEKQEHFSWLGVLPKNVTITKMMAATLWKMDIYDAAKTLEYLENKAVLSPGVPLKDGTPTYRLHDLFHDLARNLLTAPPNPEDEDNLSGLGITLASAHATFLETYRNKTSENLWHTLPNDGYIHQHLVWHLSKAQKVEEIHELLREDSETGGNGWYEACARLSQTANFVTDVFRAWELAENSWTETTLAQVIGLQCRYALIIASLNSLTVDLPVGLLVALVEKNMWTPEQGLSYAIQSSNPSQKANLLTQLANHLPSKLKELALSKALAATRKIDTREAEDEKFRVQVLSSLAVKLPPELLPEALAVARQIEYESYRAQVLGSLADKLPPELLPEALVAAREIQDEEFRAQVLGSLADKLPELLPEALATARKTEDESRRARILSSLAVKLPPELLPEAVAAAREIQDEDSRVFVLSILVDKLPELLPEALAAAREIENSYNRRDALISLANKLPPELLPEAVAAAREIQDEANRAEVLGSLSDKLPELLPEALAAAREIEFESSRAYILSSLADKLPELLPEALAATREIQNGYNRADILSSLADKLPPELLSEALAVAREIEDEKYRAEALSSLADKLPELLPEALAAAREIEDEKYRNDALSSLANKLPPELLSEAVAVREIKDEKYRAYILSSLAAKLPELLPEALAAAREIQFESSRAQALRSLADKFPELLPEALAAAIEIQDEEYRAQALRSLADKLPPELLPEVVAATREIEYGEFRASILGSLAVQLPELLPEAVAAAREIEYDAFHSDALSNLANKFPEVLPEALAAAREILSEHCRADSLSSLADKLPPELLPEAVAAARETEDEYYRAYVLISLADKFPELLPEAVAAARGIQDEYPRSLALRSLADKLPELLPEALAATREIQDDGHNRAYNLSDLADKLPPELLPKALAAAREIQDEYYRANALSSLADKLPPELLPEALAAAREIQDEEYRADVLSNLADKLPELLPEAVAAARKIQDEEYRADVLSNLADKLPELLPEAVAAARKIQDEEYRADVLSNLADKLPELLPEAVAAARGIQDEKHRAQVLSSLVDKLLQIQKTQLFCLWGKTLHILSVYTRPGLLSDINILTPIIDTLGGEQALRDTASAIQDVSRWWQ